The Coffea eugenioides isolate CCC68of chromosome 8, Ceug_1.0, whole genome shotgun sequence genome has a segment encoding these proteins:
- the LOC113779886 gene encoding uncharacterized protein LOC113779886 isoform X5, whose product MFVKPNQGNQGSSVEASVQSMDPWSLTLCPKNSQSDQKVVDEFVNFEKQQSAKDCSSLFPKGPSSSSKNILHFVADEPMMGHSRSGCPTFPNHLDVRGPYNVRPAISSYEDQIYTSGDSVLPPCLPNLKTLGKDIAIGRSVGSLVDTYTGSSNFELRLGQPSQQGQTSVRSFMPASGSHRIASHCRLQESMALDQHVHKSSSGSIKGCRQQNYLPGIISTSSTRTEQNQLENVNHAVGVYSVPNAFKIKHLKGDAFWGSVTSESFGNLKSPFEENNHFKSINDATNDSHMTFAKPHSECSPPKCGEFGFPLLRGRAIGTEFGTNVLGSQKLKQVDKVVHNIDCLHSTAKINTGSCTKSKEGMWSFSGVVGDSDGMNYPVFHDKGPNMFHLADEPITRNTLNYTGQVCYPDHSGKAKSKVLRTISSPMDFGNIVSSQAASVGISATNLNSMKSSTPLWNKDNITVCPYLFDENVKMTAFHPMSVFSHQKIGAGTSKTIPVPEGYRNFSGKQQIIVPSSVSDTQKNRFDLTNAPNTSEVARHALLSANLTFTDTETLPSVTDTEKWCNFWGPAISNGRYYHGKDTEAQCQLNSNQQPTRQFFLRLHGDQNSTPSNEVRNCHQELPCGYFPSKFSCSSNLNCSAGRHDLNPSLRNFREAEGNAVDLVEPLLGPKLVENCTHIDKDNAFGANRTIVQNMKKVDCNSSQWRDVPRKVVNDATSRKCFQEGNALKEHEMSNMSSGCSAPAVTQVSIDVNNKDSSTVDGMDTDNFVMDEGSGIERCLSSDDDSERSSEFCGLASKVNLVNRRSSKTSFSKSSHSRIHELGFTDSLKVRKLQNHAKTSFAVQAKGDLQKYDRDFGKGKRRRVKWRRLYPSVPAPSLSTALNGASKSAGDAGLCSGTLKNIQMLPQDDKPCFTCCPCSLGQNLKQKRSAYSSFDTISRKKKLRWIHHIEVEETDSETNLNAKTDCSRASKAVGRKRLRSVGATQMEQDDMHDSACFASEITAKITASDCTKTNKPVNISHSRRRPVVCGKYGIISNGNSSKSAKIVSLRKVLKAARRCHFAESQKVNSISVKESEKARCDADKERNNEARMAVSVQMKSQHLMEGKETEYSVGSKDSYDLSHIMKKRRHDGNRSHAILESNQSTQIRRKSKEVRKRSVYELTIKENDFSCVKSCITKDGRSSQRRKSRFVSKLAENAGNDRMFVGGIHNVNKYAKVEECQTSRVLDVFCCVCGSSNKDKNNCLLECGCCLIKVHQACYGVSKVPKAQWCCRPCKTNCKNIVCVLCGYGGGAMTRALCSRNIVKSLLKAWSIGTESNLENTSFSKSLESPFHRLSSTKSVHESDPFLIIRPAEIGSTSLAKGSTDLSEHVDTVDISSAITPAICNSITAGILDSTVKQWVHMVCGLWTPGTRCPNVDTMSAFDVSGAYRPKQDVVCSICQRSGGSCIQCRVAHCHVQFHPWCAHQKGLLQSEVEGIDNQSVGFYGRCMLHAMYQQFNSDSYHTSSANHGERESTCARTEGFKGRKWDGFHHNLPYHSDGSSGCLVPQEQLNAWIHINGQKTCISGPLKLPNSVIEYDCRKEYARYKQSRGWKHLVVYKSGIHGLGLYTSRFIFRGAMVVEYVGEIVGLHVADKRETEYQAGKNVQYKSACYFFRIDKEHIIDATRKGGIARFVNHSCLPNCVAKVISVRNEKKVVFFAERDIYPGEEVTYDYHFNYEDEGKKIPCYCNSKNCRRYLN is encoded by the exons ATGTTTGTGAAGCCTAACCAGGGTAACCAAGGTAGCTCTGTGGAGGCTTCGGTGCAGTCTATGGACCCATGGAGCCTTACTTTATGCCCAAAGAATTCTCAATCTGATCAGAAAGTTGTTGATGAGTTtgtcaattttgaaaaacagCAAAGTGCAAAGGACTGTAGTAGTCTCTTTCCCAAAGGGCCCAGTAGCTCCTCAAAGAACATTTTGCATTTTGTTGCAGATGAACCGATGATGGGGCACTCAAGATCTGGGTGTCCTACATTTCCAAATcatcttgatgttagaggcccATACAATGTTAGGCCAGCCATATCATCTTATGAAGATCAAATCTATACGAGTGGTGATTCTGTTCTACCACCATGTTTGCCGAACTTGAAAACCCTTGGTAAAGATATTGCAATTGGGAGAAGTGTTGGTTCCCTTGTTGATACATATACAGGTTCTTCAAATTTTGAGTTGAGACTAGGGCAACCATCTCAACAGGGTCAGACTTCAGTGAGATCATTTATGCCGGCATCTGGATCTCATCGAATTGCAAGCCATTGCCGGCTCCAAGAATCAATGGCCTTGGATCAGCATGTACATAAAA GCAGTTCCGGGTCAATAAAGGGTTGTAGGCAACAGAATTACTTGCCTGGTATCATTTCAACTTCCAGCACAAGAACAGAGCAGAACCAGTTGGAGAATGTTAATCATGCAGTTGGAGTTTATAGCGTTCCAAATgctttcaaaataaaacatcttaAAGGTGATGCATTTTGGGGTTCAGTAACTTCTGAATCATTTGGAAACTTAAAAAGTCCTTTTGAAGAAAACAATCATTTTAAATCAATTAATGATGCAACTAATGACAGCCACATGACGTTTGCGAAGCCACATTCTGAATGTTCTCCTCCCAAGTGTGGTGAATTTGGTTTTCCATTACTCAGAGGTCGggcaataggcacagaatttgGCACTAATGTGCTGGGTAGTCAAAAACTCAAACAAGTCGACAAAGTGGTCCACAATATTGATTGTCTACATAGCACTGCTAAAATAAATACAGGATCATGTACAAAGTCAAAGGAAGGAATGTGGAGTTTCAGTGGAGTGGTTGGTGACAGTGATGGTATGAATTATCCAGTCTTCCATGATAAGGGCCCTAACATGTTTCATCTTGCTGATGAACCTATTACCAGGAACACCTTAAATTATACTGGGCAAGTCTGTTACCCTGACCACAGTGGAAAAGCTAAATCCAAAGTCCTGAGAACCATCAGTTCTCCCATGGATTTTGGCAATATTGTGTCTTCTCAAGCTGCCTCTGTGGGGATTTCTGCCACAAATTTGAATTCTATGAAAAGTTCAACTCCATTATGGAACAAAGACAATATTACTGTATGCCCATATCTTTTCGATGAAAATGTGAAGATGACTGCATTCCATCCTATGTCAGTGTTTTCTCATCAGAAGATTGGAGCTGGTACCTCTAAAACCATCCCAGTACCAGAAGGTTATAGGAACTTCAGTGGTAAACAACAAATTATTGTCCCCTCATCGGTATCAGACACACAAAAGAACAGGTTTGACTTGACCAATGCGCCAAATACATCTGAAGTTGCAAGGCATGCACTTCTGTCTGCTAATTTGACCTTTACAGATACTGAAACGTTGCCTTCTGTTACAG ATACAGAGAAATGGTGCAACTTTTGGGGACCAGCAATATCAAATGGACGATATTACCATGGAAAAGATACTGAAGCTCAATGTCAGCTCAATTCTAATCAGCAGCCTACAAGGCAATTCTTCTTAAG ACTTCATGGTGATCAAAATAGCACTCCATCAAATGAAGTGAGAAACTGCCATCAGGAGTTACCTTGTGGATATTTCCCAAGCAAGTTCAGCTGCTCTAGTAACTTAAACTGTAGTGCTGGAAGACATGATTTAAATCCTTCCCTTCGAAATTTTAGAGAAGCAGAAGGAAATGCTGTTGATTTGGTGGAACCTCTTTTGGGTCCAAAATTAGTTGAAAATTGCACACATATAGACAAGGACAATGCTTTTGGTGCAAACAGAACTATTGTGCAAAATATGAAGAAAGTTGACTGTAACTCCTCCCAATGGAGAGATGTCCCTAGGAAGGTGGTTAATGATGCCACTTCTAGAAAATGTTTCCAGGAAGGAAATGCACTGAAAGAGCATGAAATGTCTAATATGTCCTCTGGATGTTCTGCTCCTGCTGTAACTCAGGTGTCTATTGACGTCAACAACAAAGACTCATCCACTGTTGATGGTATGGATACAGACAATTTTGTTATGGATGAAGGTTCAGGAATCGAAAGATGTTTGTCCTCTGATGATGACAGTGAACGAAGTTCTGAATTTTGTGGCTTAGCTTCCAAAGTCAACTTGGTCAACAGAAGATCTTCTAAAACAAGTTTTAGTAAATCATCTCATAGTCGCATTCATGAACTTGGGTTTACAGATTCgttaaaagtaagaaaattgcAAAATCACGCTAAGACTAGCTTTGCTGTTCAGGCAAAAGGTGATCTTCAAAAGTATGACAGGGACTTTGGGAAGGGGAAGAGAAGAAGAGTGAAATGGAGAAGGTTATATCCCTCTGTTCCTGCTCCTTCCCTGTCCACTGCCCTGAATGGAGCTTCAAAATCTGCTGGTGATGCTGGACTTTGCTCTGGCACACTCAAGAACATTCAGATGCTTCCTCAAGATGATAAGCCATGTTTCACTTGTTGTCCATGTTCTTTGGGCCAAAATTTGAAGCAGAAAAGATCTGCATACTCTTCTTTTGATACTATttctaggaaaaaaaaattgcgtTGGATTCATCACATTGAAGTGGAGGAAACTGATTCAGAGACAAATTTAAATGCCAAAACTGACTGTTCTAGAGCCTCTAAAGCAGTGGGGAGGAAAAGGTTGAGATCTGTTGGAGCTACCCAAATGGAGCAAGATGACATGCATGATTCTGCTTGTTTTGCTTCTGAAATAACTGCTAAGATTACTGCATCAGATTGCACGAAAACTAATAAGCCAGTGAATATTAGTCATAGTAGGAGAAGGCCTGTCGTATGTGGGAAGTATGGTATTATTTCTAATGGTAATTCCTCAAAATCAGCAAAAATTGTGTCTCTGAGGAAAGTTCTTAAAGCAGCAAGAAGATGTCACTTTGCTGAAAGTCAGAAGGTAAATTCTATTTCAGTCAAGGAATCTGAGAAGGCAAGGTGTGATGCTGATAAAGAGAGAAACAATGAAGCTCGAATGGCAGTTTCTGTTCAGATGAAGTCTCAGCATTTGATGGAAGGAAAAGAGACAGAATACTCTGTAGGCAGTAAAGATTCTTATGACTTATCACATATTATGAAGAAGAGAAGGCATGATGGAAACAGAAGTCATGCTATTCTAGAGAGTAACCAAAGCACACAGATCAGACGAAAGTCTAAAGAAGTTCGTAAACGCAGTGTTTATGAACTAACAATTAAAG AAAATGATTTCAGCTGTGTGAAGTCTTGTATTACAAAGGATGGAAGATCCTCACAGAGAAGAAAGAGCAGATTTGTGTCTAAGCTTGCTGAGAATGCTGGTAATGATAGAATGTTTGTGGGTGGAATACATAATGTTAACAA ATATGCCAAAGTGGAAGAATGCCAAACTAGCCGGGTTTTGGATGTTTTCTGCTGTGTTTGTGGAAGTTCGAACAAGGACAAGAATAATTGCTTATTAGAGTGCGGTTGTTGCTTGATTAAG GTACATCAAGCTTGCTATGGTGTTTCTAAGGTGCCCAAAGCTCAGTGGTGTTGTAGGCCATGCAAAACGAATTGTAAAAATATT GTCTGTGTTCTATGTGGATATGGAGGAGGAGCCATGACTCGAGCACTTTGTAGTCGTAATATTGTGAAGAGCCTCTTGAAAGCTTGGAGCATTGGGACAGAATCCAATCTCGAAAACACTAGTTTTTCTAAATCTTTGGAAAGTCCCTTTCATCGTTTGTCTTCGACAAAATCTGTTCATGAGAGTGATCCATTTCTCATCATTAGACCTGCAGAAATTGGCTCTACTTCTCTGGCTAAAGGAAGCACCGATCTGTCTGAGCATGTGGATACTGTTGACATCTCTTCTGCTATTACCCCAGCTATATGCAATAGCATTACAGCTGGAATTCTTGACTCTACTGTCAAGCAGTGGGTTCATATGGTTTGTGGGCTCTGGACACCAGGTACACGTTGTCCAAATGTTGATACGATGAGTGCTTTTGATGTGTCTGGAGCTTATCGGCCTAAGCAAGATGTG GTTTGTTCAATATGTCAACGATCAGGTGGTTCTTGCATACAATGCAGGGTTGCGCATTGTCATGTTCAATTTCATCCGTGGTGTGCCCATCAGAAG GGTCTACTGCAAAGTGAGGTTGAAGGTATTGATAATCAGAGTGTTGGATTTTATGGAAGATGCATGCTTCATGCTATGTATCAGCAGTTTAATTCTGATAGTTATCACACTAGCAGTGCTAATCATGGAGAAAGGGAATCCACCTGTGCTCGAACAGAG GGTTTCAAGGGTCGCAAATGGGACGGATTTCATCATAATCTTCCCTACCATTCTGATGGTAGTAGTGGATGTCTTGTCCCACAAGAGCAGCTAAATGCTTGGATCCACATCAATGGACAGAAAACATGCATAAGTGGGCCTTTAAAGCTTCCCAACTCAGTAATTGAGTATGACTGTCGG AAAGAATATGCTCGCTACAAACAATCTAGAGGTTGGAAGCATCTAGTGGTGTACAAATCAGGGATACATGGGCTTGGTCTTTACACTTCCCGATTTATTTTTCGTGGTGCCATG gttgttgAGTATGTGGGTGAGATAGTGGGGCTCCACGTGGCTGACAAAAGAGAAACCGAGTATCAAGCTGGAAAGAATGTTCAATACAAGAGCGCTTGCTATTTCTTCAGGATAGACAAGGAGCATATAATTGATGCCACCCGCAAGGGTGGGATAGCTCGATTTGTGAATCATTCTTGCCTG CCAAATTGCGTTGCGAAAGTAATTTCTGTCAGGAATGAAAAGAAG gtGGTCTTCTTTGCTGAAAGAGATATATATCCTGGTGAAGAGGTGACGTATGACTACCATTTTAACTATGAAGACGAAGGTAAAAAGATTCCATGTTACTGTAATTCCAAGAATTGCAGGCGATATCTAAACTGA
- the LOC113779886 gene encoding uncharacterized protein LOC113779886 isoform X4, which yields MTFSRVIIQVFKSWNFLRQTNAGDTLGVSQKVPSSIDSSVSCLTSNLLTGCPKVFCLGLSGHLLLSNTGLLGVLCSCHGLHMSIAKFSEHSGLSNSNPGDAVHFDSGESVSQWRRSYFHKFGIRTPEEHFGWDWPPGLSVTAGSPEHGWTHPSMFVKPNQGNQGSSVEASVQSMDPWSLTLCPKNSQSDQKVVDEFVNFEKQQSAKDCSSLFPKGPSSSSKNILHFVADEPMMGHSRSGCPTFPNHLDVRGPYNVRPAISSYEDQIYTSGDSVLPPCLPNLKTLGKDIAIGRSVGSLVDTYTGSSNFELRLGQPSQQGQTSVRSFMPASGSHRIASHCRLQESMALDQHVHKSSSGSIKGCRQQNYLPGIISTSSTRTEQNQLENVNHAVGVYSVPNAFKIKHLKGDAFWGSVTSESFGNLKSPFEENNHFKSINDATNDSHMTFAKPHSECSPPKCGEFGFPLLRGRAIGTEFGTNVLGSQKLKQVDKVVHNIDCLHSTAKINTGSCTKSKEGMWSFSGVVGDSDGMNYPVFHDKGPNMFHLADEPITRNTLNYTGQVCYPDHSGKAKSKVLRTISSPMDFGNIVSSQAASVGISATNLNSMKSSTPLWNKDNITVCPYLFDENVKMTAFHPMSVFSHQKIGAGTSKTIPVPEGYRNFSGKQQIIVPSSVSDTQKNRFDLTNAPNTSEVARHALLSANLTFTDTETLPSVTDTEKWCNFWGPAISNGRYYHGKDTEAQCQLNSNQQPTRQFFLRLHGDQNSTPSNEVRNCHQELPCGYFPSKFSCSSNLNCSAGRHDLNPSLRNFREAEGNAVDLVEPLLGPKLVENCTHIDKDNAFGANRTIVQNMKKVDCNSSQWRDVPRKVVNDATSRKCFQEGNALKEHEMSNMSSGCSAPAVTQVSIDVNNKDSSTVDGMDTDNFVMDEGSGIERCLSSDDDSERSSEFCGLASKVNLVNRRSSKTSFSKSSHSRIHELGFTDSLKVRKLQNHAKTSFAVQAKGDLQKYDRDFGKGKRRRVKWRRLYPSVPAPSLSTALNGASKSAGDAGLCSGTLKNIQMLPQDDKPCFTCCPCSLGQNLKQKRSAYSSFDTISRKKKLRWIHHIEVEETDSETNLNAKTDCSRASKAVGRKRLRSVGATQMEQDDMHDSACFASEITAKITASDCTKTNKPVNISHSRRRPVVCGKYGIISNGNSSKSAKIVSLRKVLKAARRCHFAESQKVNSISVKESEKARCDADKERNNEARMAVSVQMKSQHLMEGKETEYSVGSKDSYDLSHIMKKRRHDGNRSHAILESNQSTQIRRKSKEVRKRSVYELTIKENDFSCVKSCITKDGRSSQRRKSRFVSKLAENAGNDRMFVGGIHNVNKYAKVEECQTSRVLDVFCCVCGSSNKDKNNCLLECGCCLIKVHQACYGVSKVPKAQWCCRPCKTNCKNIVCVLCGYGGGAMTRALCSRNIVKSLLKAWSIGTESNLENTSFSKSLESPFHRLSSTKSVHESDPFLIIRPAEIGSTSLAKGSTDLSEHVDTVDISSAITPAICNSITAGILDSTVKQWVHMVCGLWTPGTRCPNVDTMSAFDVSGAYRPKQDVVCSICQRSGGSCIQCRVAHCHVQFHPWCAHQKGLLQSEVEGIDNQSVGFYGRCMLHAMYQQFNSDSYHTSSANHGERESTCARTEGFKGRKWDGFHHNLPYHSDGSSGCLVPQEQLNAWIHINGQKTCISGPLKLPNSVIEYDCRKEYARYKQSRGWKHLVVYKSGIHGLGLYTSRFIFRGAMVVEYVGEIVGLHVADKRETEYQAGKNVQYKSACYFFRIDKEHIIDATRKGGIARFVNHSCLPNCVAKVISVRNEKKVVFFAERDIYPGEEVTYDYHFNYEDEGKKIPCYCNSKNCRRYLN from the exons ATGACGTTTTCCAGGGTAATTATCCAAGTCTTCAAAAGCTGGAACTTCCTACGGCAG ACCAATGCTGGTGATACTCTTGGGGTATCACAGAAAGTTCCTTCCAGCATCGATTCTTCTGTTTCCTGCCTGACATCTAATCTGTTAACTGGTTGTCCCAAAGTATTCTGTCTTGGCCTAA GTGGGCACTTACTTCTCAGCAATACTGGACTTCTAGGAGTTCTCTGCTCATGCCATGGTTTGCATATGTCTATAGCTAAATTCTCTGAG CATTCAGGCTTATCTAACAGTAATCCTGGGGATGCTGTTCATTTCGACAGTGGTGAAAGTGTATCTCAGTGGCGTCGGAGCTATTTCCACAAATTTGGG ATTAGGACTCCAGAAGAACATTTTGGATGGGACTGGCCTCCTGGACTTTCAGTCACTGCTGGTTCGCCAGAACATGGTTGGACTCATCCCAGCATGTTTGTGAAGCCTAACCAGGGTAACCAAGGTAGCTCTGTGGAGGCTTCGGTGCAGTCTATGGACCCATGGAGCCTTACTTTATGCCCAAAGAATTCTCAATCTGATCAGAAAGTTGTTGATGAGTTtgtcaattttgaaaaacagCAAAGTGCAAAGGACTGTAGTAGTCTCTTTCCCAAAGGGCCCAGTAGCTCCTCAAAGAACATTTTGCATTTTGTTGCAGATGAACCGATGATGGGGCACTCAAGATCTGGGTGTCCTACATTTCCAAATcatcttgatgttagaggcccATACAATGTTAGGCCAGCCATATCATCTTATGAAGATCAAATCTATACGAGTGGTGATTCTGTTCTACCACCATGTTTGCCGAACTTGAAAACCCTTGGTAAAGATATTGCAATTGGGAGAAGTGTTGGTTCCCTTGTTGATACATATACAGGTTCTTCAAATTTTGAGTTGAGACTAGGGCAACCATCTCAACAGGGTCAGACTTCAGTGAGATCATTTATGCCGGCATCTGGATCTCATCGAATTGCAAGCCATTGCCGGCTCCAAGAATCAATGGCCTTGGATCAGCATGTACATAAAA GCAGTTCCGGGTCAATAAAGGGTTGTAGGCAACAGAATTACTTGCCTGGTATCATTTCAACTTCCAGCACAAGAACAGAGCAGAACCAGTTGGAGAATGTTAATCATGCAGTTGGAGTTTATAGCGTTCCAAATgctttcaaaataaaacatcttaAAGGTGATGCATTTTGGGGTTCAGTAACTTCTGAATCATTTGGAAACTTAAAAAGTCCTTTTGAAGAAAACAATCATTTTAAATCAATTAATGATGCAACTAATGACAGCCACATGACGTTTGCGAAGCCACATTCTGAATGTTCTCCTCCCAAGTGTGGTGAATTTGGTTTTCCATTACTCAGAGGTCGggcaataggcacagaatttgGCACTAATGTGCTGGGTAGTCAAAAACTCAAACAAGTCGACAAAGTGGTCCACAATATTGATTGTCTACATAGCACTGCTAAAATAAATACAGGATCATGTACAAAGTCAAAGGAAGGAATGTGGAGTTTCAGTGGAGTGGTTGGTGACAGTGATGGTATGAATTATCCAGTCTTCCATGATAAGGGCCCTAACATGTTTCATCTTGCTGATGAACCTATTACCAGGAACACCTTAAATTATACTGGGCAAGTCTGTTACCCTGACCACAGTGGAAAAGCTAAATCCAAAGTCCTGAGAACCATCAGTTCTCCCATGGATTTTGGCAATATTGTGTCTTCTCAAGCTGCCTCTGTGGGGATTTCTGCCACAAATTTGAATTCTATGAAAAGTTCAACTCCATTATGGAACAAAGACAATATTACTGTATGCCCATATCTTTTCGATGAAAATGTGAAGATGACTGCATTCCATCCTATGTCAGTGTTTTCTCATCAGAAGATTGGAGCTGGTACCTCTAAAACCATCCCAGTACCAGAAGGTTATAGGAACTTCAGTGGTAAACAACAAATTATTGTCCCCTCATCGGTATCAGACACACAAAAGAACAGGTTTGACTTGACCAATGCGCCAAATACATCTGAAGTTGCAAGGCATGCACTTCTGTCTGCTAATTTGACCTTTACAGATACTGAAACGTTGCCTTCTGTTACAG ATACAGAGAAATGGTGCAACTTTTGGGGACCAGCAATATCAAATGGACGATATTACCATGGAAAAGATACTGAAGCTCAATGTCAGCTCAATTCTAATCAGCAGCCTACAAGGCAATTCTTCTTAAG ACTTCATGGTGATCAAAATAGCACTCCATCAAATGAAGTGAGAAACTGCCATCAGGAGTTACCTTGTGGATATTTCCCAAGCAAGTTCAGCTGCTCTAGTAACTTAAACTGTAGTGCTGGAAGACATGATTTAAATCCTTCCCTTCGAAATTTTAGAGAAGCAGAAGGAAATGCTGTTGATTTGGTGGAACCTCTTTTGGGTCCAAAATTAGTTGAAAATTGCACACATATAGACAAGGACAATGCTTTTGGTGCAAACAGAACTATTGTGCAAAATATGAAGAAAGTTGACTGTAACTCCTCCCAATGGAGAGATGTCCCTAGGAAGGTGGTTAATGATGCCACTTCTAGAAAATGTTTCCAGGAAGGAAATGCACTGAAAGAGCATGAAATGTCTAATATGTCCTCTGGATGTTCTGCTCCTGCTGTAACTCAGGTGTCTATTGACGTCAACAACAAAGACTCATCCACTGTTGATGGTATGGATACAGACAATTTTGTTATGGATGAAGGTTCAGGAATCGAAAGATGTTTGTCCTCTGATGATGACAGTGAACGAAGTTCTGAATTTTGTGGCTTAGCTTCCAAAGTCAACTTGGTCAACAGAAGATCTTCTAAAACAAGTTTTAGTAAATCATCTCATAGTCGCATTCATGAACTTGGGTTTACAGATTCgttaaaagtaagaaaattgcAAAATCACGCTAAGACTAGCTTTGCTGTTCAGGCAAAAGGTGATCTTCAAAAGTATGACAGGGACTTTGGGAAGGGGAAGAGAAGAAGAGTGAAATGGAGAAGGTTATATCCCTCTGTTCCTGCTCCTTCCCTGTCCACTGCCCTGAATGGAGCTTCAAAATCTGCTGGTGATGCTGGACTTTGCTCTGGCACACTCAAGAACATTCAGATGCTTCCTCAAGATGATAAGCCATGTTTCACTTGTTGTCCATGTTCTTTGGGCCAAAATTTGAAGCAGAAAAGATCTGCATACTCTTCTTTTGATACTATttctaggaaaaaaaaattgcgtTGGATTCATCACATTGAAGTGGAGGAAACTGATTCAGAGACAAATTTAAATGCCAAAACTGACTGTTCTAGAGCCTCTAAAGCAGTGGGGAGGAAAAGGTTGAGATCTGTTGGAGCTACCCAAATGGAGCAAGATGACATGCATGATTCTGCTTGTTTTGCTTCTGAAATAACTGCTAAGATTACTGCATCAGATTGCACGAAAACTAATAAGCCAGTGAATATTAGTCATAGTAGGAGAAGGCCTGTCGTATGTGGGAAGTATGGTATTATTTCTAATGGTAATTCCTCAAAATCAGCAAAAATTGTGTCTCTGAGGAAAGTTCTTAAAGCAGCAAGAAGATGTCACTTTGCTGAAAGTCAGAAGGTAAATTCTATTTCAGTCAAGGAATCTGAGAAGGCAAGGTGTGATGCTGATAAAGAGAGAAACAATGAAGCTCGAATGGCAGTTTCTGTTCAGATGAAGTCTCAGCATTTGATGGAAGGAAAAGAGACAGAATACTCTGTAGGCAGTAAAGATTCTTATGACTTATCACATATTATGAAGAAGAGAAGGCATGATGGAAACAGAAGTCATGCTATTCTAGAGAGTAACCAAAGCACACAGATCAGACGAAAGTCTAAAGAAGTTCGTAAACGCAGTGTTTATGAACTAACAATTAAAG AAAATGATTTCAGCTGTGTGAAGTCTTGTATTACAAAGGATGGAAGATCCTCACAGAGAAGAAAGAGCAGATTTGTGTCTAAGCTTGCTGAGAATGCTGGTAATGATAGAATGTTTGTGGGTGGAATACATAATGTTAACAA ATATGCCAAAGTGGAAGAATGCCAAACTAGCCGGGTTTTGGATGTTTTCTGCTGTGTTTGTGGAAGTTCGAACAAGGACAAGAATAATTGCTTATTAGAGTGCGGTTGTTGCTTGATTAAG GTACATCAAGCTTGCTATGGTGTTTCTAAGGTGCCCAAAGCTCAGTGGTGTTGTAGGCCATGCAAAACGAATTGTAAAAATATT GTCTGTGTTCTATGTGGATATGGAGGAGGAGCCATGACTCGAGCACTTTGTAGTCGTAATATTGTGAAGAGCCTCTTGAAAGCTTGGAGCATTGGGACAGAATCCAATCTCGAAAACACTAGTTTTTCTAAATCTTTGGAAAGTCCCTTTCATCGTTTGTCTTCGACAAAATCTGTTCATGAGAGTGATCCATTTCTCATCATTAGACCTGCAGAAATTGGCTCTACTTCTCTGGCTAAAGGAAGCACCGATCTGTCTGAGCATGTGGATACTGTTGACATCTCTTCTGCTATTACCCCAGCTATATGCAATAGCATTACAGCTGGAATTCTTGACTCTACTGTCAAGCAGTGGGTTCATATGGTTTGTGGGCTCTGGACACCAGGTACACGTTGTCCAAATGTTGATACGATGAGTGCTTTTGATGTGTCTGGAGCTTATCGGCCTAAGCAAGATGTG GTTTGTTCAATATGTCAACGATCAGGTGGTTCTTGCATACAATGCAGGGTTGCGCATTGTCATGTTCAATTTCATCCGTGGTGTGCCCATCAGAAG GGTCTACTGCAAAGTGAGGTTGAAGGTATTGATAATCAGAGTGTTGGATTTTATGGAAGATGCATGCTTCATGCTATGTATCAGCAGTTTAATTCTGATAGTTATCACACTAGCAGTGCTAATCATGGAGAAAGGGAATCCACCTGTGCTCGAACAGAG GGTTTCAAGGGTCGCAAATGGGACGGATTTCATCATAATCTTCCCTACCATTCTGATGGTAGTAGTGGATGTCTTGTCCCACAAGAGCAGCTAAATGCTTGGATCCACATCAATGGACAGAAAACATGCATAAGTGGGCCTTTAAAGCTTCCCAACTCAGTAATTGAGTATGACTGTCGG AAAGAATATGCTCGCTACAAACAATCTAGAGGTTGGAAGCATCTAGTGGTGTACAAATCAGGGATACATGGGCTTGGTCTTTACACTTCCCGATTTATTTTTCGTGGTGCCATG gttgttgAGTATGTGGGTGAGATAGTGGGGCTCCACGTGGCTGACAAAAGAGAAACCGAGTATCAAGCTGGAAAGAATGTTCAATACAAGAGCGCTTGCTATTTCTTCAGGATAGACAAGGAGCATATAATTGATGCCACCCGCAAGGGTGGGATAGCTCGATTTGTGAATCATTCTTGCCTG CCAAATTGCGTTGCGAAAGTAATTTCTGTCAGGAATGAAAAGAAG gtGGTCTTCTTTGCTGAAAGAGATATATATCCTGGTGAAGAGGTGACGTATGACTACCATTTTAACTATGAAGACGAAGGTAAAAAGATTCCATGTTACTGTAATTCCAAGAATTGCAGGCGATATCTAAACTGA